The proteins below come from a single Roseiflexus sp. RS-1 genomic window:
- a CDS encoding tetratricopeptide repeat protein: protein MGHVSLQAAFDQTRQWLESDDLDRAIGMVQHILETYPKCLEAHQMLGEAFLSNRQYEEARIEFEKVLSFDPEHIPALVGLGMTSERLGQLSSAIAAFERALEIKPDLPELRSQLLRLYTEAWGSEYAHLRLSRVGLARLYAKGHMLPQAISEFRQVVADQPDRLDARVALAEALWRDEQEEEALEVCRAILVSHPDVLKANLILGYIELASGNPSGEQYWRKTLTIDPYQSMARMLFESLPPVDVPEPVIPEWDEAAWINRRVTAPVEQLTATRSMEATTPTAVAAPPPPPQASPSVYDDSDDFLAALLAIDTAPPVTSSPVEEAAVEIDADTRPFTLEELGLSEAELERLGAWDEAREQETETPSLQEASPPAETAPAEEAPSEIGALQPFSLEELGLSPEEIAALDSVATPPAETAPAEEAPSDIGAMQPFSLEELGLSPDEIAALDSVTTPPAETAPAEEAPSDIGAMQPFSLEELGLSPEEIASLDSAATPPAEEAPSEIGALQPFSLEELGLSPDEIASLDSAATPPAEEAPTEIGALQPFSLEELGLSPEEIASLSGEPILPQAETSQPDDVEIDMQPFSLDDIDIEGGGYQPAVKPGIGFDIGDVPPDLQPFSMEELETGGLSGQTDIGELPPSLQPFSLDEPPAPQRPRMAGLTPEEASESPIEEEEPFIPRGFSWQQPAQRTEPTFLHTASSTAPAETGTIFEKLQKQRESVRLPGAEEPPTPPIAPDEHLGLFSLDDISLRDDDQFEERRLLSVGAEQQLPAVGAPEPPQQEEPVSAGDAAKPHAAHIEDVEDIEAGLASGVIQPFSFADLGLTEEEIAALGLNVAPEQPVTQAPESPAEAPAGLTSRVAEEEPVVAPPHIEEPVATHESKRTDIEAETLEEALARGEVQPFSFADLGLSEEEIAALGLSTPEASAPPAEPGTPAQPAREAETLEEALARGEVQPFSFADLGLSEEEIAAPGLGTPEASAPPAAPAEPVTPAQPAYEAETLEEALASGEVQPFSFADLGLSEEEIAALGLGEPKASTPPAEPVAPVQPTTETDEFEIVQPAAPAKSPASAAPELVEEETGIEDLQPFSLADLGLSEDELGEFDLSDLAEGGLEYEEGRLGITEEELSALGTGGDLEWLPEPASVHEPPVESFELAETFPGFESVDETVDRLIRLGHERGYVDLADIIATVRDPEAEADRIDEIGRKLHAARIQIRDGDEIIDLDAEYAEEETPLPVESALQPALNDMPSEEDLMRPFSLEELGLSDDEIALLAAAAAGQQENVPPPAEEPSLTPFSLEELGLSDDEIAMISAAGSTVETSPVEGPSLSPEEPESSGAEVTQTTRSAATSDVAPPPSATSEVEAFSLIDLEPVAQPEATVPPQPPAQERKEAPASVVPPTGAEKQPPPAKAAPIAAATSPPSPPPAAPKDLSAFPELQEYVRMLDSDPGNHILRLSIARVGGQVGMVELAMQHYRSLIKQNALLDEIVDDLSDMIAETSDISLLRKLHRTLGDAYSRQGRFRDAMREYSWIPGQG from the coding sequence ATGGGACATGTGAGCCTGCAGGCGGCTTTCGACCAGACCCGGCAATGGCTCGAATCCGACGATCTTGATCGCGCGATCGGGATGGTGCAGCACATCCTTGAGACGTACCCGAAGTGTCTGGAAGCCCATCAGATGCTTGGGGAAGCGTTTCTGTCCAACCGCCAGTACGAAGAGGCGCGTATCGAGTTCGAGAAGGTTCTGAGTTTCGACCCGGAGCATATCCCGGCGCTCGTTGGGCTTGGCATGACCAGTGAGCGGCTTGGTCAACTGTCCAGCGCGATCGCCGCCTTCGAACGTGCGCTTGAGATCAAGCCTGACCTGCCAGAGTTGCGCAGCCAGTTACTGCGGCTCTATACCGAGGCATGGGGCAGTGAGTATGCACATCTACGCCTCAGTCGTGTCGGTCTGGCGCGATTGTATGCGAAAGGGCACATGCTACCGCAGGCGATCTCCGAATTTCGCCAGGTCGTGGCGGATCAACCTGACCGCCTCGACGCGCGGGTGGCGCTGGCAGAGGCTCTCTGGCGTGATGAGCAGGAGGAAGAAGCGCTTGAGGTATGCCGCGCCATCCTTGTCAGCCATCCCGATGTGTTGAAGGCGAACCTGATCCTGGGGTACATCGAACTGGCTTCTGGCAATCCATCCGGTGAGCAGTACTGGAGGAAAACTCTCACCATCGACCCGTACCAGTCGATGGCGCGGATGCTGTTCGAGTCACTCCCGCCTGTTGATGTGCCAGAGCCGGTGATCCCGGAGTGGGACGAAGCGGCATGGATCAACCGGCGTGTTACTGCTCCCGTCGAACAACTCACTGCCACACGATCAATGGAGGCGACCACGCCGACCGCTGTGGCGGCGCCGCCGCCACCTCCGCAGGCGTCGCCATCCGTTTACGATGATAGCGATGATTTTCTTGCCGCGCTGCTGGCAATCGACACGGCGCCGCCCGTGACGTCGTCTCCCGTCGAGGAAGCCGCAGTTGAGATCGATGCGGATACACGCCCGTTCACGCTCGAAGAGTTGGGGTTGAGCGAAGCAGAACTTGAGCGTCTCGGCGCCTGGGATGAAGCGCGTGAGCAGGAGACGGAAACGCCTTCCTTACAGGAAGCGTCGCCGCCTGCCGAAACCGCGCCCGCCGAAGAAGCGCCGTCCGAGATTGGCGCGCTGCAACCGTTCTCGCTCGAGGAACTGGGGCTTTCGCCGGAGGAGATCGCCGCGCTCGACAGCGTTGCCACGCCGCCTGCCGAAACCGCACCCGCCGAAGAAGCGCCATCCGACATCGGCGCGATGCAACCGTTCTCGCTGGAAGAACTGGGACTTTCGCCCGATGAGATCGCCGCGCTCGACAGCGTGACCACACCGCCTGCCGAAACCGCACCCGCTGAAGAAGCGCCATCCGACATCGGCGCGATGCAACCGTTCTCACTGGAAGAACTGGGGCTTTCGCCGGAGGAGATCGCCAGTCTCGACAGTGCTGCCACGCCGCCTGCCGAAGAAGCGCCGTCCGAGATCGGGGCGCTGCAACCGTTCTCGCTCGAGGAACTGGGGCTCTCACCTGATGAGATCGCCAGTCTCGACAGTGCTGCCACGCCGCCTGCCGAAGAGGCGCCGACCGAGATCGGGGCGCTGCAACCGTTCTCGCTCGAGGAACTGGGGCTTTCGCCGGAGGAGATCGCGAGTCTGAGCGGCGAACCAATCCTTCCTCAGGCAGAAACATCGCAACCCGATGATGTTGAGATCGATATGCAGCCCTTCTCGCTCGACGATATCGATATTGAGGGGGGGGGGTATCAACCAGCAGTGAAGCCAGGCATCGGGTTCGATATCGGAGATGTTCCGCCAGACCTGCAACCATTCTCGATGGAAGAATTGGAAACCGGAGGGCTGAGCGGGCAGACGGATATAGGCGAGTTGCCGCCATCACTGCAACCATTCTCGCTCGACGAACCTCCGGCGCCGCAACGTCCGCGAATGGCGGGGTTGACGCCGGAAGAGGCGTCCGAAAGCCCGATCGAAGAGGAAGAGCCGTTCATTCCACGCGGGTTTAGCTGGCAACAACCGGCGCAACGCACTGAGCCGACATTCCTGCACACGGCATCTTCAACAGCGCCTGCGGAAACAGGCACCATTTTCGAGAAGTTGCAAAAGCAACGCGAAAGTGTGCGTCTGCCGGGTGCAGAAGAGCCGCCTACCCCTCCAATTGCACCGGATGAACATCTGGGTTTGTTCTCGCTGGACGATATATCGCTTCGCGATGACGATCAGTTTGAGGAACGAAGACTCTTATCCGTCGGGGCAGAGCAGCAGCTGCCTGCTGTGGGTGCGCCTGAACCTCCGCAGCAGGAGGAGCCGGTCAGCGCCGGTGATGCCGCGAAGCCTCACGCGGCGCATATCGAAGACGTCGAGGATATCGAAGCGGGTCTTGCCAGCGGGGTCATTCAACCATTCTCGTTTGCCGACCTTGGGCTGACCGAAGAGGAGATCGCCGCGTTGGGGTTGAACGTTGCACCTGAACAACCGGTAACGCAGGCGCCGGAGTCCCCTGCTGAAGCGCCTGCCGGGTTGACGTCGCGGGTCGCTGAGGAAGAACCTGTAGTCGCTCCGCCGCATATCGAAGAGCCAGTCGCAACCCACGAGTCGAAGCGCACGGACATCGAAGCGGAAACGCTGGAAGAAGCGCTTGCCCGCGGGGAGGTGCAACCGTTCTCGTTCGCTGACCTGGGGTTGAGCGAGGAAGAAATCGCCGCCCTTGGTCTCAGTACGCCGGAAGCATCGGCGCCGCCTGCCGAACCGGGTACACCCGCGCAACCGGCGCGTGAGGCGGAAACGCTGGAGGAGGCGCTTGCCCGTGGGGAGGTGCAACCGTTCTCGTTCGCCGATCTGGGGTTGAGCGAGGAGGAGATCGCTGCGCCTGGTCTCGGCACGCCGGAAGCATCGGCGCCGCCTGCCGCACCCGCCGAACCGGTCACACCCGCGCAACCGGCGTATGAGGCGGAAACGCTGGAAGAGGCGCTTGCCAGTGGAGAAGTGCAACCGTTCTCGTTCGCCGACCTGGGGTTGAGCGAGGAGGAGATCGCCGCGCTCGGTCTTGGTGAGCCGAAAGCGTCGACGCCGCCTGCCGAACCAGTAGCGCCGGTTCAGCCAACGACTGAGACAGATGAGTTCGAGATAGTCCAGCCTGCGGCGCCAGCCAAATCTCCCGCTTCAGCAGCGCCTGAATTGGTGGAAGAAGAAACTGGCATCGAGGATCTCCAACCGTTCTCACTTGCCGATCTTGGGCTTTCGGAGGACGAACTGGGGGAGTTCGATCTCTCAGATCTGGCAGAGGGCGGTCTGGAGTACGAAGAAGGACGCCTGGGCATCACCGAGGAAGAACTGTCTGCATTGGGAACGGGCGGCGATCTCGAATGGCTGCCGGAACCCGCGTCTGTCCACGAGCCGCCAGTCGAATCATTCGAGCTGGCTGAGACATTCCCTGGCTTTGAGAGCGTTGATGAAACGGTGGATCGTTTGATCCGGCTTGGTCACGAGCGCGGGTATGTCGATCTTGCCGACATCATAGCCACGGTAAGGGATCCCGAAGCGGAAGCCGACCGGATCGATGAAATCGGGCGCAAACTGCATGCTGCACGAATCCAGATCCGCGACGGCGATGAGATCATCGACCTTGATGCCGAATATGCGGAGGAAGAGACGCCATTGCCGGTGGAAAGCGCTCTGCAGCCCGCACTCAACGATATGCCATCAGAAGAAGACCTGATGCGGCCCTTCTCACTGGAGGAACTTGGATTATCAGACGACGAGATTGCACTGCTGGCCGCCGCAGCCGCAGGGCAGCAGGAGAACGTTCCACCGCCTGCGGAGGAACCGTCGCTCACTCCCTTCTCGCTGGAGGAGCTGGGATTATCGGACGACGAGATCGCTATGATCAGCGCTGCAGGCAGTACTGTCGAAACATCGCCTGTGGAAGGGCCGTCGCTCTCGCCGGAAGAACCGGAATCGTCGGGCGCTGAGGTGACTCAGACGACCAGATCTGCTGCAACGTCCGATGTTGCACCACCACCTTCTGCGACGAGCGAAGTAGAGGCCTTCTCATTGATCGATCTCGAACCAGTTGCTCAGCCAGAAGCGACTGTTCCACCACAACCGCCTGCGCAGGAACGCAAAGAAGCGCCTGCATCGGTTGTGCCGCCGACGGGCGCCGAAAAACAGCCGCCTCCAGCAAAGGCAGCGCCGATCGCTGCTGCCACATCGCCGCCATCGCCGCCGCCTGCCGCTCCAAAAGACCTGAGCGCCTTCCC